The Pseudomonadota bacterium genomic interval CGTGGTCTGTCCCCTATTTACTACCTGATCATACCCCCTTGTTTTTGAGAAAAGCGGCGACGTTATTGATGGAATCCAGATTTTCCGGCACCAACTCTTCATCATCGATGCTGATGGAAAAATCCTCCTCCAGGAATTCAACCAGTTCCAGCACCCCGGTGGAATCAATGATGCCGCCATCCAGGAAGGATGAGTCATCGTTCAGCTCATCGGCGCTGCCGAAAAGGAAGTTTTCAACAATAAAATCCCTGATTTTGCTTTTTATTTCCTGATCACTCAAACTCATAGTTCCAGTTTCTCCCGGGCATAATTTACCATGTCAGCATTCTGTTCACTATAAATTTTCTCCATCCCCTCCTCGCGGCCCATCACCCCCTGGCGGACCATATTGGCAATCTCCCAGACATAAGGATGAAAACCGTGGCGCTCCAGGTGGCACTGATTGGCAAAAGCATTCAGCAGGCAGTTGGAGGAATTGGTGTCCGTATCTTCCGGCGCCCGCCAGCCGGTTTCATGCAGCTCTTTTTTAATCGCTTCTTCATCATAATCGAAGAAAGCCAGCGGATGAACATTATAGGGAAAACGATCGGCGTAAAGTTCATAATAGGACGCGGGAATAAAATTTCGCTTTAGCCGCCGGCTGAGCTCGGGAGGCAGGGCGTTTTTCAGCGCCTCCTGGTTTTTGCGGATCAGGGTCGGATTGGTTTTCATGAT includes:
- a CDS encoding acyl carrier protein, with amino-acid sequence MSLSDQEIKSKIRDFIVENFLFGSADELNDDSSFLDGGIIDSTGVLELVEFLEEDFSISIDDEELVPENLDSINNVAAFLKNKGV